Proteins co-encoded in one Quadrisphaera sp. RL12-1S genomic window:
- a CDS encoding MmcQ/YjbR family DNA-binding protein, whose protein sequence is MADDDDVRRLALALPDTTEKSSWGTPGFRVHDKLFARLHDQPGVLVLRRPSVEDAEELAAADPVAFFRTPHYAGYPYVLARLAELEVDELAEVLREAWEVQAPARLREQTR, encoded by the coding sequence GTGGCTGATGACGACGACGTCCGGCGGCTCGCGCTCGCCCTCCCCGACACCACGGAGAAGTCCTCCTGGGGTACCCCGGGGTTCCGCGTGCACGACAAGCTCTTCGCCCGCCTGCACGACCAGCCCGGCGTGCTCGTGCTGCGGCGACCCAGCGTCGAGGACGCCGAGGAGCTCGCCGCCGCTGACCCGGTCGCCTTCTTCCGCACGCCCCACTACGCCGGGTACCCGTACGTGCTCGCCCGGCTCGCGGAGCTCGAGGTGGACGAGCTCGCCGAGGTGCTCCGCGAGGCCTGGGAGGTGCAGGCGCCCGCCCGCCTGCGCGAGCAGACCCGCTGA
- a CDS encoding benzoate/H(+) symporter BenE family transporter, which produces MAAGVVGAVTGYASSFTVVLTGLAAVGATPAQAASGLVALCALQGVLAIAVSWRTRTPVSFAWSTPGAAVLVAAGAGGVAFPEAVGAFVLCGLLVVLTGAWPALSRLVTRVPAPLSGALLAGVLLPLCLAPVTAVARDPLAGGAVVLVWLVLRRLAPAWAVPSALVVALALTLERGPAAGPVAGSAAAGAAGLGWAPVLTWTTPQLDPLVLLSIGVPLYLVTMASQNVPGLAVLRGAGYPDPPARTALVGSGAATVLGAPVGVHALNLAALSAAIMAGPEVHPDTRRRWPAAVTGGVTYLGLALLSTAAAALVSSGPPLLVQAVAGLALLGAFLGGLASAVQADQPAEHRTAAVLAFLVVASGVTLSGVGSAVWGLLAGALCYLWLRPRTRSAGGRP; this is translated from the coding sequence GTGGCGGCCGGCGTCGTCGGCGCCGTCACCGGGTACGCCAGCTCCTTCACCGTGGTGCTCACGGGCCTGGCCGCCGTCGGCGCCACCCCGGCGCAGGCCGCCTCCGGCCTCGTCGCCCTGTGCGCGCTGCAGGGCGTGCTCGCCATCGCGGTCTCCTGGCGCACGCGCACGCCCGTCTCCTTCGCCTGGTCGACGCCGGGCGCCGCCGTGCTGGTGGCGGCGGGCGCGGGCGGGGTGGCGTTCCCCGAGGCGGTGGGCGCGTTCGTGCTGTGCGGGCTGCTGGTGGTGCTCACGGGGGCGTGGCCGGCGCTGTCCCGCCTGGTCACCCGCGTGCCCGCGCCGCTGTCGGGCGCGCTGCTGGCCGGCGTGCTCCTGCCCCTCTGCCTGGCACCGGTGACGGCCGTGGCCCGCGACCCGCTCGCCGGGGGCGCCGTCGTGCTCGTGTGGCTGGTGCTGCGGCGCCTGGCGCCGGCGTGGGCGGTGCCGTCAGCGCTCGTCGTCGCCCTGGCCCTCACCCTGGAGCGGGGTCCGGCCGCCGGACCCGTCGCCGGGTCGGCCGCCGCTGGCGCTGCCGGCCTCGGCTGGGCGCCCGTGCTCACCTGGACCACGCCGCAGCTGGACCCGCTGGTGCTGCTGAGCATCGGCGTGCCGCTCTACCTGGTGACCATGGCCAGCCAGAACGTCCCCGGCCTGGCGGTGCTGCGCGGCGCCGGCTACCCCGACCCGCCCGCCCGCACCGCGCTGGTCGGCTCCGGCGCCGCCACGGTGCTCGGCGCCCCCGTGGGGGTGCACGCGCTCAACCTCGCCGCGCTGTCCGCGGCGATCATGGCCGGGCCCGAGGTGCACCCGGACACCCGCCGCCGCTGGCCCGCCGCCGTCACCGGGGGCGTGACCTACCTGGGGCTGGCGCTGCTGTCCACCGCCGCGGCCGCGCTGGTCTCGTCGGGGCCGCCGCTGCTGGTGCAGGCGGTCGCGGGGCTCGCGCTCCTGGGCGCCTTCCTCGGCGGCCTGGCCTCGGCGGTGCAGGCGGACCAGCCCGCCGAGCACCGCACCGCCGCCGTGCTGGCGTTCCTCGTGGTGGCCAGCGGCGTGACCCTGTCGGGTGTCGGCAGCGCCGTGTGGGGCCTGCTCGCCGGCGCCCTGTGCTACCTCTGGCTGCGCCCCCGCACCCGATCCGCAGGAGGACGGCCATGA
- a CDS encoding methyl-accepting chemotaxis protein, with protein MLTASIKDTSPPHGANTPRSKERSSMDVTGPVTTQRWTIARTLGALLVAVGVAVVLLVAGAVSTQRQLGVANGRVDHTHRVLEEVSRTSELLARAESSQRGFVITGKDEYLTGFSGASSDLRAAQEELRQLTADNPAQQQRLDQLGPLLTAKLAEMQSTIDARRGEGGFTAAQSIVLTDAGAASGRQIAQLLADVSGQEEGLLVTRNAASDRSAALAQGLQVGGGLVVVAVLAVGGTLVIRKIVRPVREVTAALAALAAGDLTQTVAVRTTDETALMASSLNRATSALSTSMSRVRESAQSLASASAQLTASSSAIAEAADATAGRAVQLTASASSVAGEVATVSAGSEEMGASILEISNSAQEAARVASEAVALATTSSEAVDRLGRSSSEIGAVVKVITSIAEQTNLLALNATIEAARAGEAGKGFAVVATEVKDLAQGTARATDDIARRVQAIQGDTSSAVDAIARITEVIAKISDFQTTIASAVEEQTATTQEMTRGAAQAAGGTDEMVATIEGVATSARDTTASVKESQEAASELARMSRELDHLVGGFRI; from the coding sequence GTGCTCACCGCGTCGATCAAGGACACGTCGCCGCCGCACGGCGCGAACACACCTCGATCGAAGGAGCGCAGCAGCATGGACGTCACGGGGCCGGTCACCACCCAGCGCTGGACCATCGCACGCACCCTGGGCGCCCTGCTCGTGGCCGTCGGAGTGGCCGTCGTGCTGCTGGTCGCCGGTGCGGTGAGCACCCAGCGGCAGCTCGGGGTGGCCAACGGCCGGGTCGACCACACCCACCGGGTGCTGGAGGAGGTCTCGCGGACCTCGGAGCTGCTGGCGCGCGCGGAGTCGAGCCAGCGCGGCTTCGTCATCACCGGCAAGGACGAGTACCTCACCGGGTTCTCCGGCGCCTCCAGCGACCTGCGGGCAGCGCAGGAGGAGCTGCGCCAGCTCACGGCCGACAACCCGGCCCAGCAGCAGCGCCTCGACCAGCTCGGACCGCTGCTGACCGCCAAGCTCGCGGAGATGCAGTCGACCATCGACGCCCGCCGCGGCGAGGGCGGCTTCACCGCCGCTCAGAGCATCGTCCTGACCGATGCGGGCGCGGCCTCCGGCCGGCAGATCGCTCAGCTGCTCGCCGACGTCTCCGGACAGGAGGAGGGCCTGCTGGTCACCCGCAACGCCGCCAGCGACCGCTCTGCGGCCCTGGCGCAGGGACTGCAGGTCGGTGGGGGGCTCGTGGTCGTGGCGGTGCTGGCCGTGGGCGGCACCCTCGTGATCCGGAAGATCGTCAGGCCGGTGCGCGAGGTCACCGCCGCACTGGCGGCGCTCGCTGCGGGCGACCTCACGCAGACCGTCGCGGTGCGGACCACGGACGAGACCGCGCTCATGGCGTCCTCGCTGAACCGCGCCACCAGCGCCCTCAGCACCAGCATGAGCCGGGTCCGCGAGTCCGCCCAGTCCCTGGCCAGCGCCTCCGCCCAGCTCACCGCCTCCTCCTCCGCGATCGCCGAGGCCGCTGACGCCACCGCCGGTCGTGCGGTGCAGCTGACCGCCAGCGCCTCCAGCGTGGCCGGGGAGGTCGCCACCGTCTCCGCCGGCAGCGAGGAGATGGGCGCCTCCATCCTGGAGATCAGCAACAGCGCCCAGGAGGCCGCGCGCGTGGCCTCCGAGGCGGTCGCCCTGGCCACCACGTCGTCCGAGGCCGTCGACAGGCTGGGGCGCTCGTCGTCGGAGATCGGTGCGGTGGTGAAGGTCATCACGAGCATCGCCGAGCAGACCAACCTCCTGGCCCTCAACGCGACCATCGAGGCCGCCCGGGCGGGAGAGGCCGGCAAGGGCTTCGCCGTGGTCGCCACCGAGGTGAAGGACCTCGCCCAGGGCACGGCGCGGGCCACCGACGACATCGCCCGCCGCGTGCAGGCGATCCAGGGGGACACCAGCAGCGCCGTGGACGCGATCGCGCGCATCACCGAGGTCATCGCCAAGATCAGCGACTTCCAGACCACCATCGCGTCGGCGGTGGAGGAGCAGACGGCCACCACGCAGGAGATGACCCGCGGCGCGGCCCAGGCCGCCGGAGGCACCGACGAGATGGTGGCGACCATCGAGGGGGTCGCCACCAGCGCGCGCGACACCACCGCGAGCGTCAAGGAGTCCCAGGAGGCGGCCTCCGAGCTGGCCCGGATGTCGCGCGAGCTGGACCACCTGGTCGGTGGGTTCAGGATCTGA
- a CDS encoding class I SAM-dependent methyltransferase: MSERDDVPALPTELRLHRRTTFDDDAERYARTRPTYPAALFDAFADAAGLRNGSRVLEVAPGTGQATVSMAERGWSVTAVELGAQMAALARRTVGAVPGAQVEVVVSPFEDWPLPADPFDAVLCATAWHWLDPAVRARKAAAALRPGGVLAVVWSSHVAGGSQEFFDAASACWERFGQRGRNGGTRFTLTPETEVSPTTAEFERHDAFTEVSHQGFPVEVEYSTDQYLDLISTYSQVAVLEPEAREGLLACLGDLADRRFGGRIRHRYLFQVVLARTRQR, translated from the coding sequence GTGAGTGAGCGCGACGACGTCCCGGCTCTGCCGACCGAGCTCCGCCTGCACCGGCGCACGACCTTCGACGACGACGCCGAGCGCTACGCCCGCACCCGCCCGACGTACCCGGCGGCGCTGTTCGACGCCTTCGCAGACGCCGCCGGTCTCCGGAACGGCTCGCGGGTGCTGGAGGTCGCTCCCGGCACCGGGCAGGCGACGGTGTCGATGGCCGAGCGGGGTTGGAGCGTCACGGCGGTGGAGCTCGGGGCGCAGATGGCCGCGCTCGCCCGCCGGACGGTCGGTGCCGTGCCGGGTGCTCAGGTCGAGGTGGTGGTGTCGCCCTTCGAGGACTGGCCGCTGCCGGCGGATCCGTTCGACGCGGTGCTCTGCGCCACGGCCTGGCACTGGCTCGACCCGGCCGTGCGGGCGCGCAAGGCCGCCGCGGCGCTGCGTCCCGGCGGGGTGCTGGCGGTGGTGTGGTCCTCGCACGTCGCGGGAGGCTCGCAGGAGTTCTTCGACGCCGCGAGCGCCTGCTGGGAGCGGTTCGGCCAGCGGGGCCGCAACGGGGGCACGCGCTTCACGCTGACGCCGGAGACCGAGGTCTCACCGACCACGGCCGAGTTCGAGCGCCACGACGCCTTCACCGAGGTGAGCCACCAGGGCTTCCCGGTGGAGGTCGAGTACTCCACCGACCAGTACCTGGACCTCATCAGCACCTACTCGCAGGTCGCCGTGCTGGAGCCGGAGGCGCGGGAGGGTCTGCTGGCCTGCCTGGGCGACCTCGCCGACCGGCGCTTCGGCGGCCGCATCAGGCACCGCTACCTGTTCCAGGTGGTGCTCGCGCGCACCCGGCAGCGCTGA
- a CDS encoding aminotransferase-like domain-containing protein — MDPGRLSSLLAPWLGAGAAYTAVADGVRGLALDGRLPVGARVPSERALAAALGVSRTTVSAAYDVLRSEGYLRSAHGAGSRVALPTSGSPLERPDVDPGGEREPEGVLDLTMAALPAPAAVLDAVTAASADLPLQLAHHGMHAFGLPVLRDAVAAHLTARGLATRPEQVLVTSGALQGWNLLLGALSRPGQRALVEQPTYPAVVDAVRAHHVRPVALPLGEHGWELPASPAGRRAVAQTALAHVTPDAQNPTGLVQDDDARTQLLAALAGGPVVAADETFADLVDPAEAQTPLAALAESRRGSPGEEVVTLGSVSKSFWAGLRLGWVRASPELVSRLAQVRAGLDITSPVLDQLVAVHLLARAPELLAERRALLAQRRAGLLAALAAGVPDWTVRTAPSGGQAGLVLWVGLPTPSATQLVSHALDLGVRLVPGPRFTVDGTGDRWLRLPLTVAPEDAPALVAVLREARARAVASAPTSRTPARWTA, encoded by the coding sequence GTGGACCCCGGCCGACTCTCCTCCCTGCTCGCGCCCTGGCTCGGCGCCGGAGCCGCCTACACGGCGGTCGCCGACGGCGTGCGCGGCCTCGCGCTGGACGGCCGCCTCCCCGTGGGCGCCCGGGTGCCCAGCGAGCGAGCGCTGGCCGCGGCGCTCGGCGTCAGCCGGACCACGGTGAGCGCCGCCTACGACGTCCTGCGCTCCGAGGGGTACCTGCGCAGCGCCCACGGGGCCGGCAGCCGCGTGGCGCTGCCGACCAGCGGCAGCCCCCTGGAGCGGCCCGACGTCGACCCGGGCGGCGAGCGCGAGCCGGAGGGCGTGCTGGACCTGACCATGGCCGCGCTGCCCGCGCCGGCCGCCGTGCTGGACGCGGTCACCGCCGCGAGCGCGGACCTGCCGCTGCAGCTGGCGCACCACGGCATGCACGCCTTCGGGCTGCCGGTGCTGCGCGACGCCGTGGCGGCCCACCTCACCGCGCGCGGCCTGGCCACGCGGCCGGAGCAGGTGCTCGTCACGAGCGGGGCGCTGCAGGGGTGGAACCTGCTGCTGGGGGCCCTGTCGCGCCCTGGCCAGCGGGCGCTGGTGGAGCAGCCGACCTACCCCGCCGTCGTCGACGCCGTCCGCGCCCACCACGTGCGCCCGGTGGCGCTGCCGCTGGGCGAGCACGGGTGGGAGCTGCCGGCGTCACCGGCGGGCCGGCGAGCGGTGGCGCAGACCGCGCTGGCGCACGTCACCCCCGACGCGCAGAACCCCACCGGCCTGGTGCAGGACGACGACGCGCGCACCCAGCTGCTGGCCGCCCTGGCGGGCGGGCCGGTGGTGGCCGCGGACGAGACCTTCGCCGACCTCGTGGACCCCGCCGAGGCCCAGACCCCGCTGGCGGCGCTCGCCGAGTCACGCCGGGGGTCGCCGGGCGAGGAGGTGGTGACGCTGGGGTCGGTGAGCAAGAGCTTCTGGGCGGGGCTGCGCCTGGGGTGGGTGCGCGCCTCCCCGGAGCTGGTGTCACGGCTGGCGCAGGTGCGCGCGGGGCTCGACATCACCTCCCCCGTGCTCGACCAGCTGGTGGCGGTGCACCTGCTGGCGCGGGCGCCGGAGCTGCTGGCCGAGCGACGGGCGCTGCTGGCGCAGCGCCGGGCCGGGCTGCTCGCGGCGCTGGCGGCGGGGGTGCCGGACTGGACGGTGCGCACCGCGCCGTCCGGGGGCCAGGCCGGGCTGGTGCTGTGGGTGGGCCTGCCCACGCCGAGCGCCACGCAGCTGGTCTCGCACGCCCTCGACCTCGGGGTGCGGCTGGTGCCCGGGCCGCGGTTCACGGTGGACGGCACCGGCGACCGGTGGCTGCGCCTACCGCTGACCGTGGCCCCCGAGGACGCGCCGGCGCTCGTGGCGGTGCTGCGCGAAGCGCGGGCGCGGGCCGTGGCGAGCGCCCCGACGTCGCGCACCCCGGCGAGGTGGACCGCATGA
- a CDS encoding bifunctional 3'-5' exonuclease/DNA polymerase codes for MTGPRQVLLQRRGPDAVVALVDGAPEHLQEADLSRFVARLEAAGAGPRWVWDDTTRWYPALLAAGLRVRRCLDLRLVHRLLRRSPLVDQGLLTGPETAAWDELVPRSATSAAAGSAGGGAEGLFDLHVHVAALDAAAEHAAQQAALAASLQRGRLQLLVAAESAAALVAAEMTHAGLPWRADVHEALLAAELGPRPPAGEPPAVLAALLARAREALGAPSLNPDSPADLLRALRRVGLEPPDTRSGTLSQLDHPAVAPLLEHRRLSRLHAANGWRWLREWVHDGRYRPDHLPGGVVSGRWAAQGGGALSVPAVLRPAVAADEGWRLVVADVAQLEPRVLAAVSGDVDLARAAAGGDLYQGVVDSGAVATRSDAKLAVLGAMYGATAGSGGRMVEHLARRYPRAVEHLELAAAAGECGEVVSTWLGRGSPRPGGAWTQQAPDVPVSEADLRERRSWGRFTRNFVVQGSAAEWAASWIALLREELWRIGGAGRVEQRPHLVLFLHDEVLVHTPAALAEEVADAVRGAAERAGRLLYGEFPIAFPLDVHVGSSWADAADDADAGAPA; via the coding sequence GTGACGGGACCCCGGCAGGTGCTGCTGCAGCGCCGGGGTCCCGACGCCGTGGTGGCGCTGGTGGACGGTGCGCCGGAGCACCTGCAGGAGGCGGACCTGTCCCGGTTCGTCGCTCGGCTGGAGGCCGCGGGTGCCGGGCCGCGCTGGGTCTGGGACGACACCACGCGCTGGTACCCGGCGCTGCTGGCCGCCGGCCTGCGGGTGCGGCGCTGCCTCGACCTGCGGCTGGTGCACCGACTGCTGCGGCGCTCGCCGCTGGTCGACCAGGGACTGCTGACCGGCCCGGAGACCGCGGCGTGGGACGAGCTGGTGCCGCGCAGCGCCACGTCCGCGGCCGCGGGGTCCGCCGGTGGGGGCGCCGAGGGGCTGTTCGACCTGCACGTGCACGTCGCGGCCCTCGACGCCGCCGCCGAGCACGCGGCCCAGCAGGCGGCCCTGGCGGCGTCGCTGCAGCGGGGCCGGCTCCAGCTGCTGGTGGCCGCTGAGAGCGCCGCCGCGCTGGTGGCCGCGGAGATGACGCACGCCGGGCTGCCGTGGCGCGCCGACGTCCACGAGGCGCTGCTCGCCGCCGAGCTCGGGCCGCGCCCGCCCGCGGGGGAGCCACCGGCCGTGCTGGCCGCTCTGCTCGCGCGGGCGAGGGAGGCGCTGGGGGCGCCGTCGCTCAACCCCGACAGCCCGGCCGACCTGCTGCGCGCCCTGCGGCGGGTGGGGCTGGAGCCGCCGGACACCCGCTCCGGCACCCTCTCGCAGCTCGACCACCCCGCGGTGGCGCCGCTGCTGGAGCACCGCCGCCTGTCCCGGCTGCACGCCGCCAACGGCTGGCGCTGGCTGCGCGAGTGGGTGCACGACGGCCGCTACCGCCCCGACCACCTGCCCGGCGGCGTGGTCAGCGGGCGCTGGGCCGCGCAGGGCGGGGGCGCGCTGTCGGTGCCGGCGGTGCTGCGCCCGGCGGTGGCCGCCGACGAGGGGTGGCGCCTGGTGGTGGCCGACGTGGCCCAGCTCGAGCCGCGCGTGCTCGCTGCGGTCTCCGGGGACGTCGACCTCGCCCGCGCTGCGGCCGGCGGCGACCTGTACCAGGGCGTGGTGGACAGCGGCGCGGTCGCGACCCGCTCCGACGCCAAGCTCGCGGTGCTCGGGGCCATGTACGGCGCCACCGCCGGCAGCGGCGGGCGAATGGTCGAGCACCTCGCGCGCCGCTACCCGCGCGCCGTGGAGCACCTGGAGCTGGCCGCGGCCGCGGGAGAGTGCGGCGAGGTGGTGAGCACGTGGCTCGGCCGGGGGTCGCCGCGGCCGGGCGGCGCGTGGACGCAGCAGGCCCCCGACGTCCCGGTCAGCGAGGCGGACCTGCGCGAGCGGCGCTCGTGGGGGCGCTTCACCCGCAACTTCGTGGTGCAGGGCTCGGCAGCCGAGTGGGCCGCCAGCTGGATCGCGCTGCTGCGCGAGGAGCTGTGGCGGATCGGCGGTGCCGGTCGGGTGGAACAGCGGCCGCACCTGGTGCTCTTCCTGCACGACGAGGTGCTCGTGCACACCCCCGCCGCACTGGCGGAGGAGGTGGCGGACGCGGTGCGCGGCGCCGCTGAGCGCGCGGGGCGGCTGCTCTACGGGGAGTTCCCGATCGCGTTCCCGCTGGACGTGCACGTGGGCAGCTCCTGGGCGGACGCCGCCGACGACGCCGACGCCGGTGCGCCGGCCTGA
- the yczE gene encoding membrane protein YczE: MPTPRLLSRVLLPVVPDRRPLRALVLAVGLAGYGASIALMLRSDLGVMPWSVLDQGMSRTFGGEVGTWSILTGVVVLLCWVPLRQRPGVGTLANVVLVGLSINATLALVPASAGEGAVAAWSLLLAGVVLNALATGVYVGAGLGPGPRDGLSIGLARKGLPLRVARTGVELLVLGIGFALGGTVGWGTLVYALAIGPLVHRTIPAFRLRTPAERAGGPEPAAAPAH; this comes from the coding sequence GTGCCGACGCCCCGCCTCCTCTCCCGCGTGCTGCTGCCCGTCGTCCCCGACCGCCGGCCGCTGCGCGCCCTCGTCCTCGCGGTGGGCCTGGCCGGCTACGGCGCCAGCATCGCCCTCATGCTGCGCTCCGACCTCGGCGTCATGCCGTGGAGCGTGCTCGACCAGGGCATGTCCCGGACCTTCGGCGGCGAGGTCGGCACCTGGTCGATCCTCACCGGTGTTGTCGTGCTGCTGTGCTGGGTCCCCCTGCGGCAGCGCCCGGGCGTCGGCACGCTCGCCAACGTCGTCCTCGTGGGCCTGTCCATCAACGCCACGCTGGCGCTGGTCCCGGCCAGCGCGGGCGAGGGCGCGGTGGCCGCCTGGTCGCTGCTGCTCGCCGGCGTCGTCCTCAACGCCCTCGCCACCGGCGTGTACGTGGGGGCCGGCCTCGGCCCGGGACCGCGCGACGGACTCAGCATCGGCCTGGCCCGCAAGGGCCTGCCGCTGCGCGTGGCGCGCACCGGGGTGGAGCTGCTGGTGCTGGGCATCGGCTTCGCCCTCGGCGGCACGGTCGGGTGGGGGACGCTGGTCTACGCCCTGGCCATCGGCCCGCTGGTGCACCGGACGATCCCCGCGTTCCGCCTGCGCACCCCCGCCGAGCGCGCCGGCGGTCCGGAACCGGCCGCCGCACCCGCGCACTGA
- a CDS encoding MFS transporter gives MTTRTPGAPQRPQSYRQLLALPGAAAFFAAASTGRVGVAATGLGLVWLVHGTSGSFGAAGATVAAFAVAEALAGPQVARAVDRWGQTAVLPGVLAVHAAAVVAVVALATAGAPGARGAAVVVAAAAAGASAPQLGALSAVRWTVLLHDHREDLPRAFALESLANAVAFLVGPVLVSALAARGAPWAGSAAALAVVLGGGALLSLQRRTAPAAGAGRRRPPGPSSAAPARRSLARPVPLLLVAASCLLGVHFGGLPIVTAAWGDVLGGPASAAPLVAVSSGAGLLGAWVFGLRSWRTPPLVQVVVAAGSLAVGCGAAALAAPAERVSGTASSALLVGGLALAGVVVPVVVVQVGVVLEREVPRAVLTEALAWTSSASAAGSAVGAVAVGRVVDAAGAGAGASALVVVAVLLAGVVSGAQAQRPCHPSERHH, from the coding sequence GTGACCACGAGGACGCCGGGCGCGCCGCAGCGCCCGCAGTCGTACCGCCAGCTGCTGGCCCTGCCGGGGGCCGCCGCCTTCTTCGCGGCGGCGAGCACCGGACGGGTGGGGGTGGCCGCCACCGGCCTGGGCCTGGTGTGGCTCGTGCACGGGACCAGCGGGTCCTTCGGGGCGGCGGGGGCGACCGTCGCGGCGTTCGCCGTGGCGGAGGCGCTGGCCGGTCCGCAGGTGGCCCGCGCCGTGGACCGGTGGGGCCAGACCGCGGTGCTCCCGGGTGTGCTGGCCGTGCACGCGGCCGCCGTCGTCGCCGTGGTGGCCCTGGCCACCGCGGGGGCTCCGGGGGCTCGGGGGGCAGCAGTGGTGGTCGCGGCGGCCGCTGCCGGGGCGAGCGCGCCACAGCTCGGCGCCCTGTCCGCGGTGCGCTGGACGGTGCTTCTCCACGACCACCGCGAGGATCTGCCGCGGGCGTTCGCCCTGGAGTCGCTGGCCAACGCCGTCGCGTTCCTCGTGGGGCCGGTGCTCGTCAGCGCTCTGGCCGCGCGGGGCGCGCCCTGGGCGGGCAGCGCGGCGGCGCTGGCAGTGGTGCTCGGCGGCGGGGCGCTGCTCTCGCTGCAGCGCCGCACGGCGCCGGCCGCGGGAGCAGGACGACGACGGCCTCCCGGTCCGTCGTCGGCTGCGCCTGCGCGGCGGTCTCTCGCGAGGCCGGTGCCGCTGCTGCTCGTCGCGGCGAGCTGCCTGCTGGGGGTGCACTTCGGCGGGCTGCCGATCGTCACGGCCGCCTGGGGGGACGTGCTCGGCGGCCCGGCGTCGGCCGCTCCGCTGGTGGCGGTCAGCAGCGGGGCGGGGCTGCTCGGCGCGTGGGTCTTCGGGCTGCGCAGCTGGCGGACGCCGCCGCTGGTGCAGGTCGTGGTCGCTGCCGGATCGCTCGCCGTGGGCTGCGGCGCGGCTGCCCTCGCGGCACCTGCCGAGCGCGTGTCCGGGACCGCCTCCTCCGCACTGCTGGTGGGTGGGCTGGCGCTGGCCGGCGTCGTCGTCCCCGTGGTGGTGGTCCAGGTGGGCGTGGTGCTGGAGCGGGAGGTGCCGCGCGCGGTGCTCACCGAGGCGCTGGCCTGGACCAGCTCGGCGAGCGCCGCGGGCAGCGCGGTGGGGGCGGTGGCGGTGGGCCGGGTGGTGGACGCCGCGGGAGCGGGGGCGGGCGCGTCGGCGCTCGTCGTCGTCGCGGTCCTGCTGGCGGGGGTGGTCTCGGGAGCGCAGGCGCAGCGCCCGTGTCACCCGAGTGAGCGACATCACTGA